CCGCGTACCAGGGTAGCGCGGCCGTTCCCCAGATTCCGGCCACGATGCTGGGCGGAGATATTGACGAAACCGCTTCCAGGGACGCTTCGGCTTCAGCTTCGACCCCCGCCGCCCTCGCTCCGGGTACCGGTGGTCCGGCGGCCGCCGACCCGAATGCTCCCGGGCCAGGCGACACGGCGGACGGTGAAAATTATCTGCCGCGGACTGCTGATGGTAACGTGGCGCTGGAAGTTACGGATCTGCTCTACGGCGAAGCTGAGCCGAGCCTGCGCAAGGTTTTTTCGGGAAAGACCGTCGAGGTGGTGGGTCAATACCTGCCGAGCAAGCAAGGCCGGCACTTCAAGCTTGTTCGTATGCTGATCGTCTGTTGTGCGGCTGATGCCCGTCCGATGCTGGTTAACGTGGAGACAGACCGTCCGGTTCAGCAGACCGACATGGCGTGGGTCAAGGTGGTCGGGAAACCGCTTTACCAGGATATTGACGGGAAGACCCGGGTTACGCTCCGGGCGGCTGCCGTGATGCCGGTCGACCCTCCGGCCGATGCAATGTTGTACTGACCTCAGCCGGGATGAGGGGTGTCGGCACCGCCTTCGCGGTGCCACCGCAGGATGGTCATTGCGGTCCAGGCGCTCCGGTATCCGATGAAGGCACCTGGATGGCGCGAGATCGGTGCCGGCTGGTCTACCAGGTGTGGCGGCACGCGTGCGCCCCCAAGACGCTTCGCACCTATCCGTCGAGCTACCGCCTGCTCGCCCGAGACTTCGAAGCGGCCCAGGTGATCCGGGACGTGCACGCCTGGCTCGACGAGCGCACGGGCGCTGCATAGCTTGCGCTATGATCGTTATCGTTGGCGCGGGTTTGAGCGGCTTGGTTTGTGCCTTGGAACTGGCGAAAGCCGGGGCTCCGTTTGTACTCCTTGAACAAAACGCCCGGGTGGGCGGCCGGATCGGCTCGTTCTACGAAGACGGCTACACGTTTGATCTCGGATTCCAGGTCGTACTCGATAATTACCCGGCCGTACGGGCGTACCTGGACGTCAGCGCCCTCGGGCCCCGCTATTTCGATCCCGGCGCGCTGATGTGGGATGCCGGTCAAATGTTCACGTTCCGGCGGCCGAAAACGTGGACTGATTTCAGCTCGGCTCTGCAGACGACTGCGGGCCGGGGTCTCAACTGGGGCGACAAGATCCGGCTTGGCATCATCGGTGCCGGTCTGCTCGCACGGAACGATGAAACGCTCCTGAACGAAGCATTCGAAGTCTCGACCAAAAGGTACCTGGAGGGCTTCAGCGACGCAGCCTTCGAGCGGTTTTTCCGGCCGTTCTTCGGGGGCGTTTTGTTGGATAACGAGCTCGAGACCTCAGCGACCCTTTTCCGTTACTACTTCAAAAAGTTCCTGACCGGCCAAACGTTCCTCCCGCGCTTCGGTTTGCAAGCCATTCCCGACCAACTCGCCCGGCGTCTGCCGGCGGGAGCCTTGCGCCTGGAGACGGAAGTTACGGCAGTGGTGCTCGAGCAGGGCAAAGCCACCGCCGTGCGGCTGGCGTCCGGTGACGAGATAGAACTGGATCAGCTGGTCCTTACCTGCCCGGAACGGGTTACGGCAAAGTTGATCGGCGCCCAGGTGCGGGAGGCCCATCCGGCTGCGGTCGTCTACTTCCGGGCGGGACAATCCATCTACCCCGAAAAGCTCCTGGTTCTCCAGACGGGTCGCACCAAAATCGTGCGAAACCTGGTCCAGATTACCAACGTTGCCCCGGAGTACGCGCCGCCTGACGTTCACCTGATCAGCGCGACGGTCCTGCGGCCGCGGGTGACCCCGGCCGACGTGGCGGCAGCGGAACAGGAAATCAACCGGATTTTTGCGCTGAAGCCGGGAACCTTGCGCCACGTTCGGACCCTTGAAATCCCTTACGCGGTTCCCGTACAACCGCCCGGAAGCGTTTTCACGCAGAAGTTCGCCAATCCTTTCCCGAACGTCTGGCGCTGCGGCGACCAGATTTCACACGCCAGTTTTCAGGGCGCAATGGAGAGCGGCGCCGTGACGGCCAAAACGATCCTGGATCGGTCGTGACCGGCCCGCCGCCCGCCTTACATCACCATGCCGCCGTCGACCGTGATCACCTGGCCCGTGATGTAGCGCGCTTCCGGGCTCGCGATGAAGGCAACGGCCGCCGCGATATCCGGCGGTTCGCCGAACCGCCGCAACGGGATGCGCTCGAGCACCTGGGCCCGCACGTTTTCGGGCAGGTCCGCCGTCATGTCCGTCGTGACGAAGCCGGGCGCGATGGCGTTGACGGTGACGTTACGGCCCGCGACCTCCCTGGCCAGGGCCTTGGTGAGTCCGATCAGCCCGGCTTTGCTGGCCGAGTAGTTCACCTGGCCCGCCTGGCCGACGAGACCGCTGACCGAAGCGATGTTAATGATCCGGCCGTACGAAGCCTTCATCATGGAACGCTGGAGGTGTTGCGCGAAGTGAAACGCCCCTTTCAGGTTCGTGTCCAAAACCGCGTCCCAGTCGGCTTCCGCCATGCGCATGGTTAGCCGGTCCCTCGTGATGCCTGCATTGTTGACCAGCACGCTCACCTTGCCAAACTCTTTAACGATCCGGCCGCACAGGTCGGCCACCGCGTGCCCGTCGGCGACATCGACAGCGTAGGCCCGGGCGGAATCCGGACGCTGCTGGTTTAACTCTTCGCTGGTTCGCTGGGCGTTGGCTTCAGTGCGGCTGATCACGGCAACCCTGGCGCCCTCCGCCGCCAACCTCGCGGCGATGGCCTGCCCGATGCCCCGGCCGGCCCCCGTTACCA
The sequence above is drawn from the Verrucomicrobiota bacterium genome and encodes:
- a CDS encoding DUF1980 domain-containing protein is translated as MRAEVSKYLNGITLIGVGGVLLAFWIDHRIDQYLHPLFRPGVLAGGILLVLAGTLYCVTTASRRCCVAGECVHEASQSPVRSFAAGAVLLAPLVTGSLVSKDAFDRNAVMNRSVVQDASALVARSASAYQGSAAVPQIPATMLGGDIDETASRDASASASTPAALAPGTGGPAAADPNAPGPGDTADGENYLPRTADGNVALEVTDLLYGEAEPSLRKVFSGKTVEVVGQYLPSKQGRHFKLVRMLIVCCAADARPMLVNVETDRPVQQTDMAWVKVVGKPLYQDIDGKTRVTLRAAAVMPVDPPADAMLY
- a CDS encoding FAD-dependent oxidoreductase, with the protein product MIVIVGAGLSGLVCALELAKAGAPFVLLEQNARVGGRIGSFYEDGYTFDLGFQVVLDNYPAVRAYLDVSALGPRYFDPGALMWDAGQMFTFRRPKTWTDFSSALQTTAGRGLNWGDKIRLGIIGAGLLARNDETLLNEAFEVSTKRYLEGFSDAAFERFFRPFFGGVLLDNELETSATLFRYYFKKFLTGQTFLPRFGLQAIPDQLARRLPAGALRLETEVTAVVLEQGKATAVRLASGDEIELDQLVLTCPERVTAKLIGAQVREAHPAAVVYFRAGQSIYPEKLLVLQTGRTKIVRNLVQITNVAPEYAPPDVHLISATVLRPRVTPADVAAAEQEINRIFALKPGTLRHVRTLEIPYAVPVQPPGSVFTQKFANPFPNVWRCGDQISHASFQGAMESGAVTAKTILDRS
- the fabG gene encoding 3-oxoacyl-[acyl-carrier-protein] reductase encodes the protein MGSVNRFVDQVAVVTGAGRGIGQAIAARLAAEGARVAVISRTEANAQRTSEELNQQRPDSARAYAVDVADGHAVADLCGRIVKEFGKVSVLVNNAGITRDRLTMRMAEADWDAVLDTNLKGAFHFAQHLQRSMMKASYGRIINIASVSGLVGQAGQVNYSASKAGLIGLTKALAREVAGRNVTVNAIAPGFVTTDMTADLPENVRAQVLERIPLRRFGEPPDIAAAVAFIASPEARYITGQVITVDGGMVM